From the Solea senegalensis isolate Sse05_10M linkage group LG16, IFAPA_SoseM_1, whole genome shotgun sequence genome, one window contains:
- the brms1la gene encoding breast cancer metastasis-suppressor 1-like protein-A: protein MPVHRDREKKESTAEEMEVEDHDQEATSSEEEDSDTSSVSEDGDSSEMDEEDCERRRVECLDEMSNLEKQFTDLKDQLYRERLSQVNSKLTEVEAGRAAEYLDPLAVLLENMQVRTKVAGIYRELCLESVKNKYQCEIQAACQHWESEKLLLFDTVQSELEEKIRRLEEDRQSIDITSELWNDELSGRKKRRDALSPDKKRRRPSVVSGPYIVYMLPDLDILEDWTAIRKAVATLGPHRGKADSDSSAFPFRQDRNRPILNC from the exons ATGCCAGTGCACCGTGACcgggagaagaaggagagtaCAGCAGAAGAGATGGAGGTAGAAGATCACGACCAGGAGGCGACCagttcagaggaggaggattctgacacctcctctgtctctgaggATGGAGACAGCTCAG AAATGGACGAGGAGGACTGTGAGCGGAGGAGAGTGGAGTGTCTGGATGAAATGTCCAACCTGGAGAAACAGTTCACTGATCTCAAAGACCA gctgtaTCGTGAGCGTCTCAGTCAAGTGAATAGTAAGTTAACAGAAGTGGAGGCTGGTCGGGCAGCAGAATATCTGGATCCTCTGGCTGTGCTGCTGGAGAACATGCAAGTTCGCACCAAAGTGGCAG gtaTCTACAGAGAGTTATGTTTGGAGTCTGTAAAGAACAAGTATCAGTGTGAGATCCAGGCAGCATGCCAGCACTGGGAG agtgagaagctgctgctgtttgatacAGTGCAGAGTGAACTGGAGGAGAAGATCAGGAGGCTGGAGGAGGACAGACAAAGCATAGACATCACATCGG AACTGTGGAACGATGAGTTGTCcgggaggaagaagaggagagacgCTTTAAGTCCAgacaagaagaggagaagaccGTCTGTGGTGTCTG GCCCATATATTGTTTATATGCTCCCTGACTTGGACATCCTGGAGGACTGGACAGCCATCAGGAAG GCTGTGGCTACACTGGGGCCCCACCGAGGGAAAGCCGACTCTGACAGCTCTGCGTTCCCGTTCCGACAGGATAGAAACAGACCCATACTCAactgctga